The DNA window AAACAGGCCCATATGGCGCAATACCAGGCGGTCCTGGTTGGAATCGTGCATGTAGTGGATCGCGACATTCTTGTTACGCGCGAGGAGCTTCTCGACGACAGGCATGCCGACCTCAAAGCCTTTTTGAGGATCGTCAGGATCGACGCCCGTATGCCGTACCGGCGTCAGGAACGTCTGGGGAAGCCAGGGCGCGCCCAGTGCAGCGCAGAGATGCATCAACGCGCCATTCGACGAACCAATAGCAATTACCGGATAACGCCGTTGCGGATACAGGCCGACAAACCATTCGGCCACTTCATCGCTGCTGACGCTGTTCACCTTCTTCGGAGAGACCGCATAGGTCAGGCTGCTCAAGGCGAAGAAGCCACGTCTCGCCGGCTTCGGCAAATGGTTGAGCACCGGTGCGAGCCGCCGCGTGATCCATGGCTCACCGAGGGACCTGAATGGTCTGCCGTGCAAAAAACTTGCCAATGAGCGCGCCATCGTGGCGGCTGAATCGAACAGGGCAATACCTGCCGGTGGCTTCATGCGGCAGCACCCTGCCGATTTGAAAGGCGAATCTCGATTTCAAAATGATCAAGGCTGCCAGGAAGCTGTTCGGGATCAAGTGATGGTTCGACGACACTGATCGTCGCCTTCGACAGTATCGCACCCATCGCCAGGCTGGCGACCGTGGGAACGAGGTTATGCGCTGGGCAAATCGCGGCCCCACCGCTGAAGGGAACCAGACCCTCGGAGGGCTTCGATTCCGTATCAAACCATGTCGTCGGGGACATTCGATTGGCGATGTCGAGACGCTCGTCGTTGCGGTGGAAGAACGGAGCAAATATGATGATGCCGGTGCCTTTCCTGATCGTCTGGCCGCCGATGATGTGATCCTCGGTCAGCTCTCGCAGAATGGCGGGGGTTGTTGGCCACAGCCGCACGGCGTCGATGAGAACCGCGCGGGCAAAGGGACGATCAGCAGCCGCAGCGTCGGCTTCCTCCACGGCCCTGGCCTGCTCGTCCGGCTGGCACCCAAGCAGAGCAAGAGCTCTGAATGTGGCGATGCCGGCGGCATCGAACGCGAAAAGCCACTGTGCCACCTGGCTTTCAGGCTCAACCTCCGCCCGGTTCGGAAGCCTCGATATCAAACTGTCCGGCTCAGGCTGTCGCAGGTATTCGGCCACGCGCTTTTGATAGCGCTTAAGTTTGCCATTGTTGGCAAAGGCTGCGAATGCCCAGTTGGCTCGCCGGCGTAGATCGTCGAGATCGTTGGTGAGTTGCTCATCTTCGCGCGCGCTGTCGCCGAGCACAATTCTTCGGACAATGCGGAACCATGGTTGGGAAAACTCATCCCAGCTAACGTATCGAACACCGGTGTCAGCGAGCGGCAAGAGCGCCTGGAGCTCCTCTCGGACAATACGGTCAAAATGCTCGACGAAGGGATGCACCCGCTCGTTGGTCGCCAAGGCGTGTTCGTGGAGAGGACGGAGTTCAGCCCGTCTGGCGGCGTTCGAGATCAGCACATTGCCCGGTTCGAAATGCGCGAGGGCTGATCGCTTCTCTTTCGACGCCGGTGTGAAAGGCATGGGTGTTCCCTCCAAGGCCTCTGCGACATGGTGGGGATCGAGAAGCAAAAGCTGCGGCCGGAATGGCAGTGGCACAAGCAGAGGCCCACGACCGTATGTCTTCCGCAAACGTTGCATCAACCGGACAGCCTTGACGTCGAGGTCACGCCGCTGCGCCAAAGCCTCCATCGACGAGCGGCGCTTGATCACGCCTTTGGCGATCGTCGGCGCCATCACCGTCCTGATGATCCTAAATGTGTCGAGGAGGCTAGCCCTTGCCGTCGTCACCGGTTCTACGCGTGCTTCCATGTTCTTCCCTGCCCGCTTCATTTCCTCTGGGAACTTTGGGGACAAGCTTTAGTTCCTCCTCAATGTTCCAAGGAAACACGCCATGCTGACATTCGAGGAAAATGGGCACGGTGAACCGCTCGTCCTGCTTCATGGCCTTGGCGGAAGTGCCCGCTCCTGGGACTTGCTCGTCCCGGAACTGCAGAAGCACCGGCGGCTTATCCTGCTGAACCTTCCGGGCCACGGAGGATCACCGCTCACGTCAGACGCCGCCACATTCGATGGCATGGTTGCAGCGGTAGAGGCGTTTCTGGAAACGCGAGGGATCACCTCCATTGACGTCGTCGGCAGTTCTCTCGGCGGCCGGATCGTTTTGGAATTGGCGCGGCGCGGACGCGTGCGCTCTGCCATTGCGCTTGATCCAGGCGGTTTCTGGCACGGCTGGGAGCGGCATTATATCTTTGCCAGCCTGATGGGCACGATCAAACTGATACGTGCGCTTGGCAGTCAAAGAAAAATTCTCGCCAAGCCTGGCATTAGATCGGTTTCGATCCGCCAGCTCTCCCACAAACCCTCTGCACTCAGTCAGCCATTCGTTGAGCAGGAAATCCGCAGCTGCGCAGCGGCCTCAAACTTCGAGGATATCGTGCGGGACCTGACATCCATCCCGCCGCAAATGGGGCCGGCCGCCGATAATGTCCAATCCGTTGCAATCGGTTGGGGTCGCCAGGATAAACTTTGTTTCCCCGGCCAAGCCATCCGAGCACAGACGGCGTTTCCCGGTTCCATATTGCGATGGTTCGACGCGTGCGGTCATTTTCCAATATGGGACCAGCCGTCGCTGACGGTACAGTTCATTCTCCAATGCCTCGACCTGGAAAGGAACAGCGATGAACAACGAGCTTCAATGCAGCAAGGAATTTGAACAACGCCTTTGGAACATCCGCGATATCCTTCATGGTGCGGTTCAGGATAGCATTGCGCATCAGCAGCAGAGCGCAGGTCTCGCCACCAAAAAGGCATATGAGGAGCTTGCGGGTCTTCTGGACGAACTTCAGAGCAATCTGAAGAAGCCGGAGCGGTAGAGGCTTTCGGGCTAATCTTGGGAGCTGTGCGGTTTCGCACATTGCCGGACGAAACTTGTCACGCGTGTATAATCAGGACATTCGAAAACGAGACAAGGGTGGCTTCGATGCACACTCCGAATATCCTTATCCTGGAAGACGAAGCTCTCATCGCATTGGATGTCGAGACGACGCTGAACGACATCGAGGCGGGGTGCCTGACGAGTTTCGCGTCATGTGCCGACGCGTTGAAATGGCTAGCGGAGAACACCCCTGACATCGCCATCATTGATATTTTCCTGCGAGACGGTGAGTGCATGGAGGTTGCAGACATCCTTGTGGAACGGGGTGTTCCGTTCGTCGTCCACAGCGCGCGAAGGAAAGTCACCCACGAAAGCCACCGCATCTTTCTCAAAGGCATCTGGGTACCGAAACCTGCCGTTCCGAACGATTTGGCCCCGAACCGTCGAAGCACAACTTTCAAAAACACGCTCAGTCGCGGCTTAAGCCCAGCATCATCAGTCGGGCCGTCAAAACGGCAAAGTCCTGCGCATCAAGGTTGGCCGCTACCGCCGGCAGCACCATAGATCTGCCCGGTGGCATAGCTTGCCTCTGGATCGGCGAGCTGGACGTAGATCGAGGCGAGTTCGGCCGGCTGGCCGGGACGGCCAAGCGGTGTATCGCCGCCGAACATCATGAGCTTCTCCATCGTCGCGCCGCCACTGACCTGAAGCGGTGTCCAGATTGGACCCGGCGCCACGCCATTGACCCGGATCCCCTTCGGACCGAGTTGCTTGGCCATCGACTTGGTGAAGTTCATCGCCGCCGCCTTTGTGATCGCATAGTCAACCAGATCCTCTGATGGATCATAGGCCTGCACCGAGGTTGTCTGGATAATCGCCGAGCCGGGCTTCAGATGCTCGAGGGCAGCCTTGGTCAGCCAGAACATCGCGTAGATATTGGTCTTCATCGTCGCATCGAAGGCTTCGGTGGTTATGTCTGACACCGATGCGGCCTGCTGTTGCCGTCCTGCGTTATTGACCAGGATATCGAGACCACCGAGGGCCTGGACTGCGTCCTCGATAAGCTTCTCGCAAAACGCCTCGTCCCGGAGATCGCCCGGCAAAGCGACACCCTTTCGACCTTCCTTCTCGATCAGGGCAATAACTTCTTTCGCATCGGGCTCTTCGTCGGGAAGATAGTTGATTGCGACGTCGGCACCTTCGCGCGCATATGCGATCGCGGCGGCGCGTCCCATGCCGGAATCGCCACCGGTAATGAGCGCTCTCATTCCCGCCAGGCGGCCAGATCCTTTGTAGGAGGTTTCACCGTGATCCGGCTTCGGGTTCATTTTCCCAGCCAGGCCAGGGAAAGGCTGGGACTGCTTTTCAAACGGAGGCTTCGGGTATTTTGTCGTCGGATTTTCCATAGTGGCTGCTTTCGATAAGGTTGAGGCCGCCTGCGCAACAAAAGGAAATGTCGAAGCGGCAAGCGTTGCAGTCGCGGACGCAAGTACGGAGCGGCGGCTGAGTTTGAGAGTGAATGATTGGGCCATGTTAAGGCTCCTGATTTAGTTTTTGCCTGAACCCGGCTCGGCCATCTTGGCGTGCTGGTGGGCCAGCATGCTCGCGGGCGTGACATTGGCGACGGCGGCTTGCAGCTTGTTCTTCCAGCCGCTGACGACATCACCTTCGCCATCCATCATCGCGTCGTAACCGACCTTGGCAACGTCGGCCGGGTCATCCTTCTTCGCCTGACCGACGGAAGTGTCCGTCAGGTCAGCGCGTTGGAAGAACTCAGTCTCCGTCGGACCCGGCATCAGGCAGCTCACCGTAATGCCACTGTCTTTCAGCTCTTCGCGCAACGCGAAGGAGAAGCTGTTGATGAATGCCTTGGTGCCATTGTAGACGGCCTGATAAGATCCGGGCATAAAGCCGGCAATCGAACCGGTCAGCAGGATGCGGCCTTGTCCGCGGCTGCGCATCAGATTGCCGACCTGTTGCACGAGGTAGATGGTGCCGACGATGTTCGTGTCTACGACCTTGCGGGCCTCGACGAAGTCCTGATCGAGGAAGCCCTTACCAAGTCCCCTGCCGGCATTGGCCATCAACAGATCGACGGAGCGGCCAGATGCCTCGATTTTTTCAAGAAGGCGGTCGACACCTTCCTCCGTAGACAGATCGGCTTCGATCGCATCCACCGAGGTGCCAAACTCCTTCAAGCTGGCTGCGGCCTGATGGATGCGTGCTTCATCGGCTGCAATGATTAGATCGTAGCCGTCCTGGGCGGCACATTTTGCCAGTTCATAGCCGATACCCGTCGATGCACCTGTGACGACGGCAAGGCCTTTTCCGGTTTCGATCGCCATTGGGTATCTCCTTATGCTGTGAGGATGCGATGATGCGGCTACCCGGCGTCGTGCGCGGCGGGGAAACTTTGGCCTGCAAACGACCGTCTTCCGGACTTGTTCCTCGCCGGCGGCGCTTGTACGAAATCGCACGAAACCGAGGAATTCGGACGGAAAACACCGCTTTGCGCTTCCTGTGAGGAACTTCGGCGAGAAACGCGTCGTTTTCTTTGCTTCATCAAAACAAGAGGAGATGTACCATGCCGCAGGGCGACAAATCCGCATATACCGACAAGCAGAAGCGCAAGGCCGAGCATATCGAGGAGGGCTACGAGGATCGCGGCGTCTCCGATAAGGAAGCCGAACGCCGCGCCTGGGCCACCGTCAACAAGGAAAGCGGTGGTGGCAAGAAGTCAGGCTCAGGCCGAGGCCATGCCGAAAGCCACGCCTCTTCCGAAAAGGGCGGACGCAAGGGCGGCGCAGCTGCCGCGTCGCGCACCAAGGAAGAGCGCTCGGCATCCGCCAAGAAAGCCGCAGCCACGCGCAAGCGCAACGAGCACCATGCGCATCATTGATGGACACGGCGTCATGACAGTGGCGCCGTTCTTCTATGGAGAAACGTTCATGCCGAAGAAGAAATCCAAACAGAAATGGTCGCAGGATGTCACTGAAAACAGCGACGCGATGGACCTGAAAGGCGGCGTCTTCAAGCAGCGCAGCGCCAAGAAGATCGCCGACTCGCTGAAAGCCTCGGCCGAACATAGCGATCGCCGCAAGGCCAGTCCTTTCCAGTCCGCCATGTCGATGCTCAATTTCTACATCAATCGCGCCGGCAAGCAGCTGTCCAAGTCAAGGCTGGCGACGCTCGACCGGGCCAAGGACGAGCTGCGCAAGGATTTTGGCAAGCAGCCGAAACACTGATCATCGCGGCATCGCCAATAGCCCGGTTACCGCCAAGCAATCCGACGACAGATGAATGAGCACGTTGCCTGGCGGTTCGTTTCAAAACTTACTCTTGAGCTTCTTAAAGGAGATCGATTATGCAAGCTGTCCGTATCCATCGCTTCGGCGGTCCGGAAGTCATGGCAATCGAGGAAATCGATCGGCCAACGCCTGCCGCCAATGAAGTTCTCATCAAAGTCTTTGCTGCAAGCGTCAATCCGGTCGATGCGAAGATGCGCGAGGGGTATCCTGTCGTTACCGAAAAGGATCTTCCCTATGTGCTTGGCCGCGATGTCAGCGGCGAAATTGCTGCCACCGGTTCCGACGTTGCCAGCTTCCTGATTGGCGACAACGTCTTTGCGTTCCTGTCACCAGAACATGGCGGCTACGAGGAATTTGTATTGGCGCGGGCTGACGAGGTGGCGGCAAAGCCGCAGTCGCTCGATGCAGTCGGCGCCGCCGCCGTACCCTTGGCCGGCATCACCGCGTGGCAGGGCCTGTTCGATCATGGTGGGCTTCAATCTGGCCAGCGTGTCCTTATTCATGGTGGTGCGGGCGGTGTCGGTCATTTCGCCATTCAGTTCGCCAAGGCCAAGGGCGCCTGGGTTGCAACGACCGTGTCCTCGTCCGACAAGGATTTTGCGACCGATCTCGGCGCCGACCAGGTGATCGATTACAAGGCTGAGAAATTCGAAGAGCTAGTCAAGCCCGTAGATCTGGTGCTCGACCTGATCGGCGGCGAGACACAGGAACGTAGCTTCGGCGTCGTCAAACCGGGGGGAGCGCTGATCTCGACGCTCCAGGAGCCGGACAAGGCACGCGCCAAAAACTGAAGATTCGGGCGGGGCGATACACCGCGCAGCCGAATGGCGCTCCATTGCAGGAGATCGCGGCGTTGATCGATGAGGGCAAGGTGAAGGTCGTCGTTGCCAGCACCTTCGAGCTTCCTCAAGCCGCAGAAGCACAGTCTGCCCTTGGGGAAAAGCACATCCGCGGCAAAGTCGTCCTGAAGGTCGTCGAGCATCAGGCAAGAACCGTGATCGACGACGACGCACGGAGATTGCGGGCATACCAAATCTGGGAAGACGAAGGTCGTCCGGAGGGTCAGGACCTCGCGCATTGGTATAGAGCCGGCGATGCCGGCGCAACAGCGGAACGTCCTGACTATGGACGGTACTCTTCCGATGTCGCGCCTGTTGGGTCGCTGGTGATCAAATTTTATCACTCCGGCGATCAGATTCGCGGATATGTGCGTAAGGTCGCGGACACAGCTGCGGACGATACGATCTTTCCCGGCGAGGAAATGGAGCCGGATGCGGCCTTTAAACTGGCAGATTCTCATAAGGGCGATAGCAGCGAAACCGTCTTCGTCGAACTTGTCGAAGGCGTTGAATGGAATCCCGCCTGGGGTCGGTTGGGATGACCGAGGAAGAAGGTCGACAATGACGAAACGCGAAACGCCGCCGGAAGCGATCCCGGCCGACACAGATGATGCCCGCTCGATCGACAGCCCCGCCGCCGATCGTCACCACAACGATCTGGCCAAGGAGGCGGCGAAAGAATTGCAGCGAGCCATGAAAGAAAAAGGCGGGTCGCCAGACAATCACATATCGACAACGAAGGCAGAGATCGAGCGTGAGGCCAGGGACAGTCCGACAGCAATCATGCCGGACGATCCAACAACGGCGTGAGCAGCGCTAAGCAACGTGTCATCACTCACTGACGACGCGACGTACGTCATTGGCTTACTTATCGTCTGACAGATAATCATGGATTAATCGTAGATCATCGACAAACCGTCGCTGTTCGTTGGCACGATCATCATGGTCTCGGATACGAAGCAGATAAGACGGATGGATGGTGACGAGTAGCGGCGTGGCGTTCGCTGCCTGCAAGATGTTAGAACGTTCCTTCGTCAATCCAACGGAGCGTCCCATTAACGTATAGAGGGCGGTTGCCCCCAACGCGACGACCAGACTTGGGCGCAAAAAATCGAGTTCGCCGCCCAGCCACCACGCGCAACGCTGAATTTCGCCGGCGTTTGGTTTCGAATGGATGCGCCGCTTGCCGCGTTGCTCGAATTTGAAATGCTTGACCGCATTGGTGACGTAACAGAGCGATCGATCGATGCCGGCCTCGTGTAAACATTCGTCAAGTAACCTGCCCGCCGGGCCTACGAACGGCCGGCCCGCAATATCCTCTTTGTCGCCGGGTTGCTCCCCAACGAGGATGACCCTGGCGTCCGTTGATCCTTCACCGAATACGGTCTGCGTGGCATTCTTGAACAAATCACAGCGTTCGCAGGTCTCGGCTTGCCCATGAAGCGCCGAGAGGTCCTTGCCTTCCGCATGAGGTTCGATAAACGCCGGTGGCAAGCGGGTCGGGCGCGTAGCGGATGCCTTGACCATCACCTACCCCTCGCCCGCGCAATGTGCTCGCTGCCATGCGGCGGCGGAACATGTCCTGTTTTTTTGATCATCGATATCATCGTTTGAGGGGCCTCAGGCGCTTCTTCCACCGACAAAGCTTGCCAATCCCGCCGCGAAGGCCTCTGCCGCTCCATGCTCCGGTGACCCCCGCATTTTCAAGAAACACTCGGAGATGCTTTTCAAAAGTAAGCGGAAGGCGGTTGCGATTATTGTTGACGGTACCCGCCCCTGGCCATGGCGGTATTGTAAGTTTGTCAGTGTGGAAATTGCTCTCGCACTGTCGCCAGGAACGACCTCATCTTCAGCACGGCGCGTCGACATTCATTCCGATCCCAAGCGAGAGGCATCCTCCTGTTGCTTTACTTCTTTCAAAAGTTTCTCCCGCGGGTTTTCGGAGAGCTTCCTCCGGGTCGCTTCGACGGTCTTTTCTCCGACTTCGACTGGCTGACCGCTATCGTCGGGAAAACCTTCCGCCGTCTTGCCAATAGAAGAGCTTTTTGGGCTGTCGTTCGGTCCATTCGCGAGTTTTCGGTTTGTCATGATAAAATCTCCTTTTTCAAAGAACTCATGGCACGCGGATTAGTGCCGCACGGGGCGATTTTCACAAGCGGGGTGTCGGATCTTGCGACTTCATTGCTCGAACCTTCCAAAACCAAAGCGCTGCTATTACGCCGTCAGACGGACAACGGGCGCTTTTGTAGCTCTTGAGAGTTACATCCCAAACGGAAAGGTGTCTGGCATCTTGCCGGATCCTTTCGTGGGGCCTGCCAAAGGCGTGACCGGAGAAGTCTGATCGAACCAAACGAACGCGTCGAACTGTGATGAAACCGCTGCCTCCATATAATGGCTGAGGCGCTCGGTCTCTGGACGGTAGATCACGCCGATGAACCGCTGCTGTCGGCGCGCGCGAAGCGCATTGTGAAGCGTGTCGCTGCGCCCAAAATCCAGCAGAAAAGAGTGCTTGCCGCTATCATGACACAGGCGTTCGATACTGCCCGGCAAGGAGGGGCTGATGTCCTTAATCTCCATGTCGCTGTCCCAGTCGGAGGCACAGGCGACCCTTCCCGCGTGGGTGCCAAACCCGATCAGCGCCACCTGATCCCCGTAGCGCTCCCGGCAGAGCTGTCCGATGTTCAGTTCGTCGCGTCCAGACCCCATTTCGGTGTGGCGTGCATCTCCGATATGGGAATTGTGCGCCCACACCACCGCCCTGGACTCCGGTCCGCCTGCGCCGAGAAGTTGGTCCAGCGTCTCGAACATATGCCGGTCGCGCAGGTTCCAGGTCGCGGCGCCACCATAATACATGATGCGGTAATATTTCTCGGCCGATGCAATCAGCCTCGCATTTTGCTGCGCATCTAGCAGATCGCCGTCTTCCTGCGAAAGGGAACGTTCGAGAAGTTCGCGGCATTGCTTGATCACTGCGTCCTCGCAGGTCTCGTAACCGGAGCGAAGCGCCGCACGTCCGTAGGTCGAGGGTTCATTCTGCCAGGGCGTCAGGCAGCCATAACGTTCTCGGGCAATGGCAGCCGCACCTGGATCGGTTTCGTCCAGATAGGCGAGAACTGCGGCGATCGATCCGCTCATGTTGTAGAGATCAAGACCATAGAAGCCGACCTGCCGGCTCGCATCCTCGATGCCAGCATTGTGCTGTCGCAGCCAGTCGATGAAGGCCGCGACCTCGGTGTTGCGCCACATCCACTGGGGAAAGCGTTGGAACGGCGCCAATATCTCGGACGGTCGGGGTCGGCCCCGCACATAGCGGTTGAGATACGCTGCATCCGGCCAGTCCGCCTCGACTGCGACGATCGTGAAGCCATGCTTCTCGATCAAGTGCTTGGTGATTGCGGCGCGGGCGCGGTAGAACTCCGACGTTCCATGACTTGCCTCACCGAGGAGAATAACCCGCCGGTCGCCGAAGCGATCGAACAGAGCTCCGAAACCCGAATCGTCGATCGCGGGAAGCTCTTCGGCTGCCTCGCCGATTAGCTCCGGAAGAGATTTACGGACCGGGTGAGGCGAAAGTTCGTCGTCTTGCTCGATCCAGCCTTCCGCGCCGACAAGCGGCACGAACATCACACCGCCGAGATCCTCTTCCTCGAACTTCGTGGCAGACATGCGTGTGATGCGGAGCAACCGCTGTTCTTCCGGATGTTCTCCAACCGGGATGACCAGCCTTCCACCAATTTCCAACTGTTCCTGTAAAGATACCGGGACGGAGGGTCCGCCGGCCGCCACCACGATTGCATCGAATGGAGCCTTCTCGGGCCAGCCCAAGGTGCCGTCGCCGGCCTTCACCGTCACATTGCTATAGCCGGACTGGTGGAGACGCCGCTCGGCTTCACTTGCCAGTTCTCCATGACGCTCCATGGTGAAGACCTCGGAGGCCAGCTCGGCCAGAATCGCCGCCGCGTAGCCGGAGCCCGTACCGATCTCCAGGACACGATCCGATGGTTCGATCTCGGCTGCTTCCGCCATTCTCGCGACGATAAACGGCTGGGAAATCGTCTGGCCACTGCCGATAGGCAGCGGACTGTCTTCATAGGCGAATTCTTCGAACCCTTCGTCCACAAAGGACTCACGAGCGACCCGACGCAAAGCCGCAAGAACCCGCTCGTCGCGCACCCCTCTGCGAGCGATTTGCGTTTCAACCATGCGATGTCTGGCGAACGCGAAATCCAACATCGTCAGCCGTCCGCGCGCGGCTTGTGATGCGCGCTTTCCTGGTTTTCGCCGCGGATAATCTGGCGGTCGTCCTTGTCCGTCAGTTCGACACCTTCTTCGTGAAGGTTTGCGCCACCCCGATGGGCATCCCGCTGCTGTTTCGAACGCTTCAGCTCTTCCTCGGCGTTGAAGTCGTCGCCGGCATTGCTGGTGTTTTCGCGCTTCTCGATAATGCGCCGCTGTTGCTCGTGGGTTTTCGTGCCAGCCATATCGGCCTCCTGTTATTTGTTGGTGCGTCCAGTGCGATTGGGATCGACGCCACCTTGCGCGGTGACATCATTCTCGACGTCACCCTTGAACGTGTTGTCCCCGTCAAGGCTTTCGTCCGCGTCAAGGATGTCTCCACCCTTGATCGTGCCCCTGGAAGTGCCGATCCCAGGGTTTTGTCGCAAATCCTTGTCTGACGGCGTTTGAGTCTTTGGGTGCTGATTGGCCATTCGAATCTCTCCTTCACTCTGGTTAGGCGCGCTTCAGTTGCGTCAGGAAATGGAGTTTGGCTGTCGCGGCGTGTCGTATCTCTTGGGGAGTGCTCGCCAGACCTTCGCCGCCTGACCATCGTCGACATGCTCTGCCAACACGAAACACACGACCTGGACCGCTTCCTTGGTGTTAAGGGGCCGGCCGAATTTCCTAATCCTGTTGCGCTCATCGAGGCCTCCTCGCCTTAATGGCCCCTTGCGCGTACGAACTCATGAAGGGGGCGCAGGTTCCGGAACAAATTTCGTCGCCTCGGGTTTCTTGAAAATCATCAAATTTTGGCTCGCCGACGAAAGCGGAGGACTTTGAGATGGCCCACAGCGACAAGAAGCATTTCGGTAAGGGAACACAGGGAAAAGGAGCCGGAGCCGGCGCAATGACCGAGATCGATGGAGACACGGTCGGAGACAACGAGGTTCTTTCGAACCGCGACAAGAAACAGCATTCGAATGAGCGCGGCCAGGACGGCAACGCAATCAAGACAGAGCAGCAGCAGGATCATTCCGCCAATCGCCGGCCATAGGAGAGCATAACCGTGACCCATATAAGCCCCCAAATGCAGGCCTGCGTCGAAGAATGCCTGCGCTGCTATTCAGTCTGCCTGTCGACCGCGATGAACCATTGCCTTGAAATGGGTGGCGCGCATGTCGAGAAACAACACTTCACCCTCATGATGGCTTGTGCCGAAATGTGCCGGACCTCAGCGCATTTCATGCTATTGGCTTCGCCACACCACAGGCATACTTGCGCTGAATGCGCCGAAATCTGTACCGAATGCGCGGATGATTGCGAGCGGATCGGAGATATGCAGGCGTGTGTGGACGCCTGCCGGCGCTGCGCCGAAAGTTGCCGCATCATGTCCTCCTGACGCGCCAGAGCGTCAGGCCCAGTCTGGACGAACAGCGGCCGATGACTTTGCCGGAAACCATGAACACGCCGTCATCCTCCGAGAGAGCCCGAGGCTCCGAACACGATGACGAACCGGGGTCTGGCCGAGCAGTGCTTGGCTGCTTTGATCGTCCATCGTCCCAAAACGGTGACATCGACGAAACCTTCAGAAATAACCACATCCAAAAACCTTCTTCACGTCGTCGTTCATCGCTGCAAGATAGGCAGATCGCCCTAATGTCTTGATGATGAGATACGAGCCGGCGACCTATCGTCGAATGAATAATCCTCCAGATATCTCATTCTTGGCTATGTTGTTTATGAAAGCAAACCCCGGCTACGAGCGTGAGATGCAGCAGCTGTCCGCGTTTTTGCGTTGAGCTTGGCGAGGATCGACGAAACGTGGTGATCAACGGTCTTGGCGGAGACGAAGAGCAACGCAGCTATTTCGCCATTGGACTTGCCCAGATCGACCCATCGCAGCACATCCATCTCCCGCGTTGTGAGTCCGGCCGGGTTGGCCTTCGTGCTTGCCCTTGGACCACGGGCGGCAACACGGCCAAGTCGGCCACGTATGATCGCACGGACATGCTGGGCAACTGCCGAGGCTCCCATGCCTTCAAGCAGGTCTAGTGCGTGATAGACGGCATTATCGTCACCATCGAGGAGTGTCATGGCCTGCCAATATGGCGATCTCCTCTCGCTCCAGGTCTCCGCTGCGGCCGCCCAGTCACCAGCCAGCATCTGGCGAACGACCTCATCTCCGTCGAAGTCCGAGCAGAGCGAAACGTCTGCTCCAAGTTTTCGTTTCCAGACAAGCAGCAGCGAAACTGCGGCGTCATCCCTGGAAAGAGCAATGGCCTGATCGAGCAAACTCAAGGCTCGTCCGATGTCCTCCAAGCCCAACCAAGCCCGCTCCGCTATCAGCTCGGCATAGGGTGCCAGCCTCTGCAGCTCCCTGCCCGTCTCAAGAAAACGCGACAGTTCCTCCAGCAATGCGTCTGCCGGC is part of the Rhizobium leguminosarum bv. trifolii WSM1325 genome and encodes:
- a CDS encoding conserved hypothetical protein (KEGG: ret:RHE_PF00053 hypothetical protein), translated to MSPKFPEEMKRAGKNMEARVEPVTTARASLLDTFRIIRTVMAPTIAKGVIKRRSSMEALAQRRDLDVKAVRLMQRLRKTYGRGPLLVPLPFRPQLLLLDPHHVAEALEGTPMPFTPASKEKRSALAHFEPGNVLISNAARRAELRPLHEHALATNERVHPFVEHFDRIVREELQALLPLADTGVRYVSWDEFSQPWFRIVRRIVLGDSAREDEQLTNDLDDLRRRANWAFAAFANNGKLKRYQKRVAEYLRQPEPDSLISRLPNRAEVEPESQVAQWLFAFDAAGIATFRALALLGCQPDEQARAVEEADAAAADRPFARAVLIDAVRLWPTTPAILRELTEDHIIGGQTIRKGTGIIIFAPFFHRNDERLDIANRMSPTTWFDTESKPSEGLVPFSGGAAICPAHNLVPTVASLAMGAILSKATISVVEPSLDPEQLPGSLDHFEIEIRLSNRQGAAA
- a CDS encoding alpha/beta hydrolase fold protein (PFAM: alpha/beta hydrolase fold~KEGG: rpt:Rpal_3816 alpha/beta hydrolase fold), which translates into the protein MLTFEENGHGEPLVLLHGLGGSARSWDLLVPELQKHRRLILLNLPGHGGSPLTSDAATFDGMVAAVEAFLETRGITSIDVVGSSLGGRIVLELARRGRVRSAIALDPGGFWHGWERHYIFASLMGTIKLIRALGSQRKILAKPGIRSVSIRQLSHKPSALSQPFVEQEIRSCAAASNFEDIVRDLTSIPPQMGPAADNVQSVAIGWGRQDKLCFPGQAIRAQTAFPGSILRWFDACGHFPIWDQPSLTVQFILQCLDLERNSDEQRASMQQGI
- a CDS encoding response regulator receiver and SARP domain protein (KEGG: ret:RHE_PF00120 putative two-component response regulator protein) codes for the protein MHTPNILILEDEALIALDVETTLNDIEAGCLTSFASCADALKWLAENTPDIAIIDIFLRDGECMEVADILVERGVPFVVHSARRKVTHESHRIFLKGIWVPKPAVPNDLAPNRRSTTFKNTLSRGLSPASSVGPSKRQSPAHQGWPLPPAAP
- a CDS encoding short-chain dehydrogenase/reductase SDR (PFAM: short-chain dehydrogenase/reductase SDR; NAD-dependent epimerase/dehydratase~KEGG: bra:BRADO3944 oxidoreductase NAD(P)-binding subunit), translating into MAQSFTLKLSRRSVLASATATLAASTFPFVAQAASTLSKAATMENPTTKYPKPPFEKQSQPFPGLAGKMNPKPDHGETSYKGSGRLAGMRALITGGDSGMGRAAAIAYAREGADVAINYLPDEEPDAKEVIALIEKEGRKGVALPGDLRDEAFCEKLIEDAVQALGGLDILVNNAGRQQQAASVSDITTEAFDATMKTNIYAMFWLTKAALEHLKPGSAIIQTTSVQAYDPSEDLVDYAITKAAAMNFTKSMAKQLGPKGIRVNGVAPGPIWTPLQVSGGATMEKLMMFGGDTPLGRPGQPAELASIYVQLADPEASYATGQIYGAAGGSGQP
- a CDS encoding short-chain dehydrogenase/reductase SDR (PFAM: short-chain dehydrogenase/reductase SDR; KR domain protein~KEGG: ret:RHE_PB00044 putative short chain oxidoreductase protein~SNP /replace=A~SNP /replace=A) — its product is MAIETGKGLAVVTGASTGIGYELAKCAAQDGYDLIIAADEARIHQAAASLKEFGTSVDAIEADLSTEEGVDRLLEKIEASGRSVDLLMANAGRGLGKGFLDQDFVEARKVVDTNIVGTIYLVQQVGNLMRSRGQGRILLTGSIAGFMPGSYQAVYNGTKAFINSFSFALREELKDSGITVSCLMPGPTETEFFQRADLTDTSVGQAKKDDPADVAKVGYDAMMDGEGDVVSGWKNKLQAAVANVTPASMLAHQHAKMAEPGSGKN